Proteins encoded by one window of Candidatus Zixiibacteriota bacterium:
- a CDS encoding decaprenyl-phosphate phosphoribosyltransferase encodes MGTLSPKIFEWLFRLARPEQWIKNGLVIIPLVFAGEAGSVYKIERIIAAFVIFCLLSSSMYTINDLVDRDKDKIHPLKKSRPIASGKVSPTQAVVFASLLMAAGLAGAWLLGRSFFVIAGTFVLLNLAYSFALKNVVILDAMSIAFSFVLRTFAGAAAIDVVASKWMLINTFLLALFLVFGKRRHELVMLDKIATAHRAILGKYSSYLLDQLIAVTTPSVVVMYMLYSFSSEVSEKLGTENLYLTIPFVVYGIFRYLYLIHKEDKGGSPTTVLFGDRPILFTVILWMITVFVVLYTSPGNLSSPI; translated from the coding sequence ATGGGAACCCTGTCACCAAAAATATTCGAATGGCTATTCCGACTCGCCCGCCCCGAGCAGTGGATTAAAAACGGGCTGGTTATCATTCCATTAGTCTTCGCTGGCGAGGCTGGCTCGGTTTACAAAATCGAACGAATCATAGCCGCCTTTGTGATTTTTTGCCTGCTCTCGTCGTCGATGTATACTATCAACGACTTGGTCGATCGCGACAAAGACAAAATCCATCCGCTCAAAAAAAGCCGTCCGATTGCCTCTGGAAAAGTGAGTCCGACCCAGGCTGTGGTCTTTGCCTCACTTCTCATGGCCGCTGGTCTGGCTGGAGCGTGGCTGTTGGGAAGAAGTTTTTTTGTCATAGCAGGCACATTTGTACTTCTCAATCTCGCCTACTCGTTCGCGCTCAAAAATGTTGTCATTCTGGATGCCATGAGCATTGCCTTCAGTTTTGTCCTTCGAACTTTTGCAGGCGCGGCGGCTATTGATGTTGTCGCTTCAAAGTGGATGCTTATAAACACGTTTCTGCTGGCCCTCTTTTTGGTTTTTGGCAAACGAAGACACGAGCTTGTTATGTTGGACAAAATAGCCACCGCTCATCGGGCCATTCTGGGAAAATACTCGTCGTATTTATTAGACCAGCTTATTGCCGTCACAACTCCGTCGGTGGTGGTGATGTATATGCTCTATTCTTTTTCAAGCGAGGTCTCAGAGAAGTTGGGGACTGAGAACCTTTATTTGACAATTCCGTTTGTTGTCTATGGAATTTTCAGGTATCTCTATTTGATTCACAAAGAAGACAAGGGGGGTTCACCGACGACAGTGTTGTTTGGCGACCGCCCAATTTTGTTCACTGTTATTCTTTGGATGATTACTGTTTTTGTTGTTCTGTATACGAGCCCGGGGAATCTCAGTTCCCCGATATAA
- the speE gene encoding polyamine aminopropyltransferase produces the protein MHEQKTAERGVSVAGMEDLWNVWYSELHEHCAGLTVKVDRVLESTQSDFQRIDVLENKFFGKILVLYGSLMACDNDNNAYNEMITHVPLFTHPNPRNVLIIGGGDCGALTEVLKHPVVEKCTMCEIDKMVVEVSQRHLPHLTTGLDDPRANVIFADGKHFIENTKEKFELITLDLSDPIGPAADLFQKPFHQKVYDTLTDNGIMIAQSESPFYHKAAIRPMYENLKDIFPIVKMYTAFMPIYPSAYWSFAFCSKKYDPPSQFDQKRYDKLESSLKTRYYNAEIHKAAFALPPFVKELID, from the coding sequence ATGCACGAGCAAAAGACCGCCGAGCGCGGAGTCTCTGTCGCCGGAATGGAAGACCTCTGGAATGTCTGGTATTCAGAGCTTCACGAGCATTGCGCAGGCCTGACAGTTAAAGTCGATCGGGTTTTGGAATCAACACAATCCGATTTTCAGCGGATCGATGTCCTTGAGAACAAGTTCTTCGGAAAAATACTTGTTCTCTATGGCTCGCTCATGGCATGCGACAATGACAACAACGCCTATAACGAGATGATTACCCATGTTCCGCTTTTTACGCATCCGAATCCACGCAATGTTCTCATTATAGGCGGCGGCGACTGCGGCGCGCTGACCGAAGTGCTCAAACATCCGGTAGTCGAAAAGTGCACAATGTGCGAGATAGATAAAATGGTGGTCGAAGTCTCCCAGCGGCATCTGCCGCATCTGACGACTGGCCTGGATGACCCTCGCGCCAACGTTATCTTTGCCGATGGGAAACATTTTATCGAGAACACAAAAGAGAAGTTTGAGTTGATAACTCTCGACCTTTCTGATCCGATCGGCCCGGCGGCAGATCTGTTCCAGAAGCCGTTCCATCAGAAAGTGTATGACACGCTGACCGATAACGGCATCATGATTGCCCAGTCTGAGTCGCCGTTTTATCACAAGGCGGCGATACGGCCGATGTATGAAAACCTCAAAGACATCTTCCCGATTGTGAAGATGTACACCGCCTTCATGCCGATTTATCCTTCGGCCTATTGGTCATTTGCCTTCTGCAGCAAAAAATATGACCCGCCGTCGCAATTTGACCAGAAGCGCTATGACAAACTGGAGTCATCCTTGAAAACGCGCTACTATAACGCAGAAATTCACAAAGCCGCTTTCGCTCTCCCGCCGTTCGTCAAAGAGTTGATAGATTAG
- a CDS encoding type III PLP-dependent enzyme — translation MTHSLHFSTIEETPVFRGIDTALIREYFANKGLETPTLLLSRSEIGRNYDSLKAALPRVGIHYAVKSNNHPVILAEIYKRGGHFDICSLGEIDDVLKIGAKANELIHTHPVKSVAEFDGAIDRGVEVFVVDNEEEVKKFRRYTNKKLKVMIRFRIATNNTAVVNLQLKFGCLVDEVLPLAKQIEDAGHEFYGLSFHIGSQCLWSENYLKAIDASKALIGKLDTAGFNTRVLDIGGGFPVQYVEPIPSTEDFCAPIRKALDKKIRPGVKLISEPGRFISASPVTLVCSIIGKSFRDGKMWYFLDDGLYSTFSGILYDHCQYPVVTDRQGEGKLSVLSGPTCDSFDVMYDGLMIPEQQIGDLFVFPCTGAYCSVSGSNFNSLKRPEYRVVD, via the coding sequence ATGACTCACTCATTACATTTCTCGACCATCGAAGAAACACCTGTTTTTCGAGGAATAGACACTGCTCTTATCCGAGAGTATTTCGCAAATAAAGGCCTGGAGACGCCGACACTGTTACTGTCCCGCTCCGAGATTGGCCGGAACTACGACTCGCTTAAAGCGGCTCTCCCGCGAGTGGGGATTCACTATGCGGTGAAATCCAACAACCATCCGGTGATTCTCGCGGAGATTTACAAACGGGGCGGACATTTTGATATCTGCTCGCTTGGTGAAATCGACGATGTTCTCAAAATCGGCGCCAAAGCCAATGAGCTTATTCATACCCATCCGGTGAAAAGTGTCGCCGAATTCGACGGCGCTATTGACCGCGGAGTAGAAGTCTTTGTTGTGGATAACGAAGAAGAGGTGAAAAAATTTCGCCGCTATACGAATAAGAAACTCAAAGTGATGATTCGCTTTCGAATCGCCACCAACAATACCGCTGTGGTCAATCTGCAGCTCAAGTTTGGCTGTCTGGTCGACGAAGTTCTTCCGCTGGCCAAACAAATCGAAGATGCCGGCCACGAGTTCTACGGCCTCTCTTTCCATATTGGCTCGCAGTGCCTCTGGTCGGAGAACTACCTCAAAGCAATCGATGCCTCAAAGGCATTGATTGGCAAACTCGATACTGCCGGATTTAATACACGGGTATTGGATATCGGCGGCGGCTTCCCGGTGCAGTATGTCGAGCCGATTCCTTCGACTGAGGATTTCTGCGCTCCTATCCGCAAGGCCTTGGATAAAAAAATCCGTCCAGGTGTAAAACTTATCAGCGAGCCGGGCAGATTTATTTCCGCGAGTCCTGTGACTTTGGTCTGCTCGATTATTGGCAAATCGTTTCGCGATGGCAAAATGTGGTATTTCCTCGATGACGGACTTTACTCCACATTTTCAGGCATCCTCTATGACCATTGCCAGTATCCAGTCGTGACAGACCGTCAGGGAGAAGGGAAGCTTTCTGTCCTCTCGGGTCCGACCTGCGATTCGTTCGATGTAATGTACGACGGGCTGATGATTCCCGAACAGCAGATAGGCGACCTGTTTGTGTTCCCCTGTACAGGCGCGTACTGTTCGGTCTCCGGTTCTAATTTCAACTCGCTCAAACGCCCCGAATACCGGGTCGTTGACTAA
- the speD gene encoding adenosylmethionine decarboxylase → MKILGRHLIVEFVDCDREILDDSPALEEFMNEAVRRSGATIVRSVFHRYNPHGVSGVVVIAESHLSIHSWPEYGYAAVDFFTCGESVDPYKAFEYMRSALKAGNVTVTDLKRGIPSEFDEVINHKPVLLTKTAVS, encoded by the coding sequence ATGAAAATTCTTGGACGACACTTGATTGTCGAATTTGTCGACTGCGACCGCGAGATTCTTGATGATTCGCCCGCACTTGAGGAGTTCATGAACGAGGCCGTTCGCCGATCTGGAGCGACCATTGTCCGGTCGGTTTTTCATCGCTACAATCCTCATGGTGTGTCCGGCGTGGTGGTTATCGCCGAATCTCACTTGTCCATCCACTCATGGCCTGAATATGGTTATGCCGCTGTTGATTTTTTCACCTGCGGCGAGTCGGTCGACCCATATAAAGCATTTGAATATATGCGGTCAGCCCTCAAAGCCGGGAATGTGACTGTCACCGACCTCAAACGGGGCATCCCGTCCGAGTTTGACGAGGTAATCAATCACAAACCGGTTCTTTTAACCAAGACGGCCGTAAGCTAA
- a CDS encoding XRE family transcriptional regulator yields MELQLGPKIKALRLASDLTQEELADRSKLTKGFISQFENDQTSISVDSLADILEALGISFSDFFGDKAETQTVFSPSERVSIEDKGAAKFELLVPSSTNNIMDPILLELAPGEKLDKQGPGPGEQFGYVLKGTITLRFDNTRFEVPRKHCFYFESDRAHQIMNKSSATAQLLWVTTPPRM; encoded by the coding sequence TTGGAATTACAGCTTGGTCCGAAAATAAAGGCTTTGCGGCTTGCATCGGATTTGACTCAGGAAGAGTTAGCCGATCGCTCCAAGCTGACCAAGGGGTTTATATCGCAGTTTGAAAATGATCAAACCTCGATTTCGGTTGACTCGCTTGCAGACATCCTTGAAGCGCTCGGGATTTCCTTCTCGGACTTTTTCGGTGATAAGGCCGAAACCCAGACCGTTTTCTCACCCTCCGAGCGCGTCTCCATCGAAGACAAAGGAGCGGCGAAATTTGAGTTGTTGGTGCCAAGTTCCACCAACAACATCATGGACCCCATTTTGCTTGAACTGGCCCCCGGCGAAAAGCTCGACAAACAGGGGCCTGGACCGGGAGAACAGTTCGGGTATGTCCTCAAAGGAACGATAACTTTGAGATTTGACAACACCCGCTTTGAGGTCCCCAGGAAACATTGCTTTTACTTTGAGTCCGACAGGGCTCACCAGATAATGAATAAGAGCAGCGCGACGGCTCAGTTACTGTGGGTAACGACTCCGCCGCGTATGTAG
- a CDS encoding outer membrane beta-barrel protein encodes MRKPILIISALLLMASSTTAVLPKFGIGVFGGLNIPVVQQDQGNGTLFGVRGRLKVLPFAVFEPNATFGKFGDPDDIEGIDLGNGSDFNSFGLDVTLGGLPGVVAFKPFLVVGIGSYTTKNDMTKVDNSDVGYSVGLGVGLGFSPKFDIDVRGKAIIIPIDEGGSKKTINATVGLTYNIGAL; translated from the coding sequence GTGAGAAAGCCCATATTAATCATCAGCGCTCTGCTGCTCATGGCTTCGTCGACGACGGCCGTGCTGCCGAAATTCGGCATAGGCGTCTTCGGCGGGCTAAACATTCCTGTCGTCCAGCAAGATCAAGGAAACGGGACTTTGTTCGGCGTTCGCGGCAGATTGAAAGTTCTGCCCTTCGCGGTCTTTGAACCCAATGCGACATTCGGAAAATTTGGGGACCCAGATGACATCGAAGGTATAGACCTCGGAAATGGATCTGATTTTAATTCGTTCGGTCTCGATGTTACCCTCGGCGGTCTGCCGGGCGTTGTCGCCTTCAAACCTTTTCTGGTCGTCGGCATTGGCTCGTATACAACCAAGAACGATATGACCAAAGTCGACAACTCAGATGTCGGATACTCGGTTGGATTAGGGGTCGGACTCGGGTTCTCGCCGAAATTTGATATCGATGTCCGCGGCAAGGCGATCATCATTCCCATAGATGAAGGCGGATCGAAGAAAACTATCAACGCCACTGTTGGCCTAACATATAACATTGGCGCCCTTTAA
- a CDS encoding VOC family protein, producing the protein MPYKFSRCLCLESPDSEAMITFYRDVLGLPLVHQHPESAEFNAHPTRLFIDNRPSRNVIMEFLVPDLEEARVELTEYGCREVRWEGKGGCCYLVDPFGFIFNLYEEPRAFE; encoded by the coding sequence ATGCCGTATAAATTTAGCCGCTGTCTGTGCCTTGAATCGCCGGATTCTGAGGCTATGATAACATTTTACAGGGATGTGCTCGGTTTGCCCTTGGTTCACCAACATCCCGAGAGCGCCGAATTTAATGCCCATCCGACCCGCCTCTTTATCGATAACCGTCCATCGCGAAATGTTATCATGGAGTTTCTTGTGCCAGACCTTGAAGAGGCGCGTGTCGAATTGACAGAGTACGGATGCCGGGAAGTTAGGTGGGAAGGTAAGGGGGGCTGTTGTTATCTGGTAGATCCGTTTGGATTCATATTTAATCTATACGAAGAGCCTCGCGCTTTCGAGTAG